The Myxocyprinus asiaticus isolate MX2 ecotype Aquarium Trade chromosome 36, UBuf_Myxa_2, whole genome shotgun sequence genome segment attaaagaaaaattaggaagagtcattattgttttagcagaaattcaggggcaaaggatgattttggctaatatttacgcacctaccgctgatgatcagggctttttttatagatcttgaagggatgttgcaagccgctggcactcctcatgatataatattgggagactTTAATCtcctgatggactcagtccttgatcatagtgaagcaaaagtgtgcaagccccctagagcaacactgacgcttcgcaggatgtgtaaaaattgttatatatatctatatatataatctaagtccctcatttcatctgttgttgattgctcaattggaagcatcttagtctcagataatgccctggtgagtttagaggtgttgccacatatggagaaaaagaaatcatatagttggtactttaatgtatcccttttgcaaaatcctgaattccaacaaatgttaaaggctgaaatcaatgtttatatggagaccaactggtcttcagtatcctctgtgggcgtggcttgggaggcacttaaggcggttcttaggggtcggattatacagtatgcctcattcatcaaaaactccaaagcacgagaattcgtggagttggaagggaatattaaaagtgcagaggcagagctgaagcactgaatgtcgtctgatggcctcagagaactgacccgattgaaatatagatataatactattttgtcacggaaggtggagttttggttttcAGGGCAagtcagtcatattttgagtcagggaacaaagtagggaagcttttggctagatacagttgtgctcaaaagtttgcatacccttggagaattggtaatatatgtaccatttttaaagaaaacatgagtgagcaggcaaaacacatttctttaatttcttatgggattaatattcaactgtaggttataacagaatggcacaatcataaaaaaacatgacaacaaagaaaaaaatgaaatgacccctgttcaaaagtctgcatacccttagttcttaatactgtgtattgccccctttagcatcaatgacagcatgcagtcttttgtaaagttgtctatgaggccctaaattcttgcaggtggtatagctgcccattcgtcttggcaaaatgcctccaggtgatgcaaagtctttggtcgtcttgcatgaaccgcacgtttgagatctccccagagttgctcgatgatattaaggtcaggagactgtgatggccactccagaaccttcacctttttctgctgtaaccactggaaggtcaacttggacttgtgcttagggtcattgtcgtgctggaatgtccaagagtgtcccatgcgcagcattcgtgcagaagaatgcaaattgtctgccagtattttctgataacatgctgcattcatattgccatcaattttcacaagattccccatgcctttagagctcacacaccgcccaaaacatcagtgagccatcaccatgcttcacagtggggatggtattcttttcactataggccttgttgacccctctccaaacatagcgcttatggttgtgaccataaagctctattttggtctcgtcactccaaattacagtgtgccagaagctgtgaggcgtgtcaaggtgttgtcatttgtggcattggcacagtaaagtcttctttctggcaactcgaccatgaagctcatttttgttcaagtatcgtcgtattctgctccttgaaacaaccacaccgtctttttccagagcagcctgtatttctcctgaggttacctgtgggtttttctttgtatcccgaacaattcttctggcagttgtggctgaaatctttcttggtctacctgaccttggcttagtatcaagagatccccgaattttccacttcttataagtgattgaacagtactgacattttcaaggctttggatatctttttatatccttttccatctttataaagttccattaccttgttacgcaggtcttttgacagttcttttctgttccccatggctcagtatctagcctgctcagtgcatccacatgagagctaacaaactcactgactatttatacacagacactaactgcaatttaaaaagccacaggtgttggaaattaacctttaatttaataattttaaaagcatGGCTGTTGATTGGCTGGGAGCTTCCTGGCAAGACCATCCACCACAATGTAAGATTTATTTGGTCAAGGCAGTAAACAACATTTGAGCTTAGTGTTTGATGAATTTAAAAACACAATAAGTATGCCATGAATTTGTTCTGACAAAATCTCCACTTTAAGTTACTATTTAATGAGGAAGTGTCAGTGATTAACCTGATATGGCCCCAACTCCAGCGCCATCACTCTGGTCAGCATGTCCAAAGCTCCTTTTGTGGCACCTtcataaatacatacaaataaacacagaACATGCATTACAAAATCAAACGAGCAGTTCTGGAAAAGACGTATACTTATAAGGTTGTTATTAATCAAGATCATCATATGGTTATTCATTTATGATGTATTCAATTTTAATTCTCCAGAATTAATGTCACATTTTATATAGTTCTAAATCACTATAAGAGGTTCtttttataaatactgtataagcaCACATACAACACATTAAGTTTACCCTTCATTACTGAAAGTGCTTGGAATCTGATAAACCGATAACTGATAAAActcacttaaagctgaagtgtgtatttttttctatgttaaaatacattctcctatccTATCttaaatatgcagaaacaactataagtacgGCAATAGTAGTTTAATAACTctcaaaagtgtaaacactgagaCTTTGTTGcacaaagttttgaaacattgctctgtttgattaaccattactcaaccaatggcgtgagattggggcgggactatctatttGTCCAACTAATGGCAGAAGGAGGGAGTGTTGAAACCAGTTTGAAAATTTGATTTGGTgtcgctagtggtgcagaaataacacacaacacctttaagattttaaacaaaaataaaagtcaaTTTGATTAATAAAACTAGAAACATCCCACTCACAATATACTGCATGGTCTTTTAAAGCACAATGTGAAGCCTGGCTAGAGATGTTCACAATGGAGCCCCCACTTCCTCTGGCCTTCATACCACGAGCTACAATCTACAATGAATTCACATCATCATTATGATTGTGTGTAGCATTATTAAAACTCATTATCATAATGTTGTGGTCTTGTCTTACTTGAGCAACATGAAGTGCAGCTTTCACGTTGACATTGAAAGACCTGCAAAAGCATCACATCTCTAGTTTAAATCAGACATGCAattcaatgaaaaacaaaacaaaaacaaacttaaaTGATAAGAGTATGAGTGATATTTCAAAGCCCCACATGTCAAACTGATCTGGCGTGACCTCCAAAAAGGGCTGAAGATTAGCATAGGCTGCATTGTTCACCAGCAGATCCACTGGACCAACATCTCTCAGCGCCTGCTCTGTGGCATCCCAGTCCGACAGGTCCACGCATACCGGTTTAATGGAGGGACACTGGGGATCAAAAGCATCAGATATTACAAAGAGGTTTTCCATTGTCATAGTCTGGCTGAATGAGAACTATGAAGCATAAAGGAGCAGCAGGCCCTCTTGAGATATGGAGGAATGCTTGTAACTGATGCCCGCGTGTAGACAATAGATCCACAGGGGGTTTTGCCTTGGGGATGAGTTGAAGCGTAACCAAGTGGTCATTACCTCCTGCAATAGGCTATCCAGGTCAGCTTTCGTGCGTGTGACAGCCGTGACCTCTGCCCCACAACGTGCCAGAGCCAGTGCGGTGGCCCGTCCAATCCCTAGAAGGCATTGAGGGAAAATCAAAAGACCATGGCACATCATTATATTCAACAAGGGTGTCTAATTTGGAAGTTCAAAGAGAGTATAATATGCACACTTATAATGCACATTTAATCAGCAGTATCCAGCATCATTCCACAGAATATCAGAAAAACATTCAGATATCCAGTTCAAATGATTTCATGTTTTAAGTATTAAAGCTTACCTTTGCCAGCTCCAGTCACTAAAGCTCGCTTTCCAGTAAATGTTACCTCCATATTGTCTTTTACGCTAAGTTTGGCTACACAATCAGCTGTAAACTAATCTATAGCATCTGAAAAGAAAAATAAGTTTGTATTTCAAGCATTTGGATGCAAAGTCAACGAATACGCAATGTTGTACACCCCATGCATGCGACGCGACGCGACGCAAAACTAGAACGCAGTCAACGAAACGCTCACATTATAAGAGCGCAGAAATGTTGCATGAAATATACACTTATAATTCTTTACGTACCTCAGTCTCAATCTGATGTTTACTTCACAAGTCAGTGAACTGAACAGAAAGGGACTTTGACAAAGTTCACCGGAGTGTCACGTGACGGCACAAGCAAAATGTCAACAACCTGTAAAAGTGCCTTAAGCAGCTTGTGGTATCGCGAGTGAAATGTAATGTTGTATAAGAGGGCATCAATTATCATACAAGCAGCTCAAATAACGTGTAATTTATTTTAAGGTTGGTGGTGTTTTAAATAATAGAGGATCTAGGATGAGTGTGGAATATATCGAGGTTGCGTCCCAACATACTATGCTATGCATACTAAGTATGCCCTATTTTCATTTCCGCTTTCACGATATTTTTCTCCATCGTTCATAAAAACCAGGGGCCAGATCCACGAAAGtattttttgcaattcaattcagctttattggcatgacaactGGAGTatagtattgccaaagcattctaaggttatgtaaatacaaacggttttaaataaatatttagataataaatacaacaattagtagtaatgaattttattatttttttgtaactaGAACACTAAGAATGATTAATTAGAATAAAAAGATACATAAACTCAGggaaaaaaaaatcctcactttcaactgcttttattttcagcaaacttaacatgtgtaaatatttgtatgaacatagaaagattcaacaactaagacataaactgagcaagtttcacagacatgtgactaacagaaatggaataatgtgtccctgaacaaagggggggtcaaaatcaaaagtaactgtcagtatctggtgtggccaccagcttcattaagtactgcagtgcatctcctcatcaTGGATTGCACcggatttgccagttcttgctgtgagatgttaccccaccctTCCAcatggcacttgcaagttcccggacatttctgggggaatggccctagccctcaccctccgatccaacaggtcccagacatgctcaatgggaggTTAGGGAtgatgtcaggatgagcctgcaggaagggtaccacatgagggaggaggatgtcttccctgtaacgcacagcgttgagattgcctgcaatgacaacaagctcagtccgatgatgctgtgacaccgccccagaccatgatggaccctccacctccaaatcgatcccgctccagtgtacaggcctctgtgtaacactcattccttcgacgataaatgcgagtccgaccatcacccctggtgagacaaaaccgcgactcgtctgtgaagagcactttttgccagtcctgtctggtccagcgaaggtgggtttgtgcccataggcgttgttgccggtgatgtctggtaaggacctgccttacaacaggcctacaagccctcagtccaggctctctcagcctattgtggacactctgagcactgatggagggattgagcgttcctggtgtaactcaggcagttgttgttgccatcctgtacctgtctcgcaggtgtgatattcggatgtaccgatcctgtgcaggtgttgttacacatgatctgccactgcgaggacgatcagctgtccttcctgtttccctgtagcactgtcttaggcatctcacagtacggacattgcaatttattgccctggccacatctgcagtccacatgcctccatgcagcatgcctaaggcacattcacacagatgagcagcgaccctgggcatctttctcttggtgtttttcagagtcagtcgaaaggtctctttagtgtcctaagtttttataactgtgaccttaattgcctaccgtctgtaagctgttagtcttaatgaccgttccacaggtgcatgttcattaattgtttatggttcattgaacaagcattgaaaacattgtttaaaccctttacaataaagatctgtaaagttatttggatttttacaaaatgatctttaaaatacagtgtcctgaaaaagggacgtttcatTACAAAAGGTAATGGGAGTTTATATacaaaatttaaacatttaattcttaagtaaaaaatacaataaagaaaGTTCTTTGGGTAAAATATTGAGAGTATCGTAGCTAGTGAGTATGTATACTGTGGTGAGCTGATGATCAAAATAGAAGTTTGTTAGAATGTTCCTAAGAgcaattcataaaaaaaacattcacaagaatattcttaaaggaatattctgtgttcaatacaaattaatctctgttgacagcatttgtggtataatgttaattaccacaaaaatgtatatctATAAAGCACATAGATACACcatataatgttaattaccacaaaaagttatattgacttgtccctcctttaaaaaaaaaaaaaaaagaaaaaaaaaaaaagcaaattgaggcacttactatggaagtgaatggggccattctctaaatgttaaaatttcaaaagtttagccacaagatgtaaacaatatgcatgttaacatgattttagtgtgataaaatcgcttactaacctttttgtgtaaagttatagccaattgtacaactttgttgccatggcgactTAAAGCTGCACACACTAAAACCCtaaatatatgatttaatattACAGCTAAAATAAACACGTTTAAAGAGAAACATGAATGTTaaatataaacttcacatttccgCCTTGAAACCTTTCAAAAAAttagccctattgacttccattgtcagtgctATACTGTAACCTCGGTTTTAGCATTTTtaaagtagaatttttttttgtttgttttttttttttgtggcaaacaacattatgccacaaatgctgttgattgagcttaccaTGTATTGAactaggaatattcctttaagtcttttcAAGACTAAAAGATATTCTTAACTTTTTTGTTGTCGTTGTTAGAAAATAAGAAAATTGtagttaaggattttttttttttttatgttttgtgaatccAGCCCCAAAagacataattaagtaataaaaacaatattcatAAATATGTCACTCTATTATCTGTTTATTACATTAATGAAGTTTGTTATTCATACCAAAGCATTAATAAATTGTTTGTTAGAAGACAGTTATTTATTCATCATCATAATTACAGAGTTATAGTTGGAGATAATTAAATTATGGCGAGTATATTGAGGGGAAATATGCTTTCTCTAgactccacagaagaaagtttgCATATAATTTATGACTAACAAGTCCAAGAGCTCAGCTTGGTTTCCTTTCGAATATTTACTTTATTACTTCATTTGCGTCTTATGAAACCAGGGACGTTTCCCAAAGAATGATGATTTTATCATTGTAATTTGGAAATGAGACCAAATAACGTGTGATTGGCAATGTTAGTAAAGAATAAACAGCTCTTTTAAGAGTCCTTCCATGTTGCAATTTTGAATGCTTTACAAATGCATGAAAAGCTAAGCCTATTCAAATGCCtacattattttttgtgcaaataaGTTGGGTAAACAAtgtcatatgcaacatctgagttACTTCATTTTGATTCTGGGCTGTTACAGTACATGCACAGAAAAGAGAAATTAATGAAAACATCAACACTGTGGTCTCTTGAAGAGTAAAATAATTCAAAGAACAATACATCAGCTGCTTTTCCATGAAGATGGAAAAACATCAGAAAAATTATTTCACTGACTACATCGGCAAAGAACACTGGACTAAACAGACACTGGGTAGATTTTCCTAATGTTTTAAACAACTAGATGTGTTGTAACTGTTCAAACGAATCATGCATACGCTGTACatgcataataaatatatttattaacattatcaattaatcggataaaaaacacaaactaaaaaaaacacattgacaaACAGTCAACTCCGAAGATATTTGGCAGTTTAAGAGATGttgcaaagaaaagccatcaCATGAACAAAACGTTTGACATTGTTGAGGAAAGTAAAACCAAAGTGCAGTTTTGGTATGTTTACGCAAACCACTGGCCTGCAGTGAGGAACATGTTTGTGCAAAAATCAAAGGAAACATTTGGACAGCACGTGAAACAAAAATATGTCGAACACTGATCACAAGACTCTGAAAGGCCATGTGTCTTATCAGTACACTCACTGgtgttttaatgaaaacatttaagaAATATTGTTATCCAAAAAATAAGAGTATGCATAACCTCAATGGCAAATGTTAAATTAGCACGGAAgaaaaagatttgtttttttggtcTGTATGCTTGACTCCAGCAAAGCGTGTCTGTCTGCAAGCCAAAAACTAGTCTGAGTGCATACTGTCTTCTGGCATCCACAAACAACCGAAATGGACCATTACAGTTAACCCGAACACAAGCTGAAAAATTGACTCCAAGCCGACTCCTTCCCTCTCCCTTGAATGGAGGTTTGCGTTGGCCAAGTTGGGGCTGCTAAATTTATAAGTAAATTCGATCTACTGAAGGGCTATTGGCAAGTCCCTCTGACACCACGTGCTCGAGATATTTCTGATTTTATTACACCTGCGGGATTATTCTCGTATAACATTGAGTATTGGTTTACGCAACGCCCCCTCTACGTTTCAGCGATTAAAGAACAGAGATGTTTTTGGGTTGGAGGGAGTGGCCGTTTATTTGGAAAAGGCTGTCGTTGTTAGTGATTCCTGGGAGCAGCACTTGTGTCGCATCGCAGCACTGTTCAGTTGCCTAGAGGAGGTGCGTCTCACTGTCAGCCTGACCAAGAGTGAGTTTGCCAGGGCAACAGTGACGTACCTCGGAAAGGTGGTTGGACGGGGTGTGTGCGACCAGTGCGTGCCAAGGTTGACGCAATTGATCACTACCCCTCTCCTACCACAAAGAAAGAGTTAATGCATTTTTTAGGACTGTTAGGCTACTATCGTAGTTTTTGTGAGAACTCTCTTACTGATTTGCTCAAGGATAAGTCTGCGTTCAACTGGACTCCTGCCTGTCAGCAAGCTTTTGAGGCAGCAAAATCACTTCTCACTTCTGCCCCTGTGTTGGCAGCACCAGCGTTTGATAAACCTTTCAAGCTGTGTGTGGACGCCAGCAACGTGGGTGCAGGAGCGGTGCTACTTCAGGAGAATGGTGAGGGTATATGTTGATCGGTGAGCTACTTTTCATAAAAGTTATCTTCTTACCAGCTAACCTATTCTGAGATT includes the following:
- the LOC127427414 gene encoding L-xylulose reductase-like, which translates into the protein MEVTFTGKRALVTGAGKGIGRATALALARCGAEVTAVTRTKADLDSLLQECPSIKPVCVDLSDWDATEQALRDVGPVDLLVNNAAYANLQPFLEVTPDQFDMSFNVNVKAALHVAQIVARGMKARGSGGSIVNISSQASHCALKDHAVYCATKGALDMLTRVMALELGPYQIRVNSVNPTVVMTQMGKIAWSDPEKAKSMTVRIPLGKFAEVEDVVNSILFLLSDKSAMTNGVMLPVDGGFLAC